In Pieris rapae chromosome 24, ilPieRapa1.1, whole genome shotgun sequence, a single window of DNA contains:
- the LOC123690336 gene encoding uncharacterized protein LOC123690336: MRWRTHAICFVADIQKMYRMIWVDQEDTDYQRILWRNDQSEEVKDYRLLTVTFGTAAAPYLAVRTLMKLAEDEGDRYPEAAKILREDFYVDDVMSGSDSLQQAIKNSQDLRELLHLGGFELKKWSSNSREFLETVDPSNRSSNANLELKIDGTIKALGVQWNLGKDRFEYNLNLPSINEVITKRSILSDIQKLFDPLGWIAPSIVLTKILMQELWLEKITWDDALNSKIASKWITLRSDLEHVNGIYIERWVGTTCANRESIELHGFSDASIQAYSAVVYCRVTYPDGTNKTTLIAARTRVAPLKTISLPRLELCGALLLSRLLKQVGQAMRIPATQIYAWTDSSIVLAWLFGEPNNWKVFVANRVVEITTNVSCSQWYHVQTQDNPADVGSRGMLVENLKKCDLWWHGPDWLQQSKIQFTQPNIIQTDIERKNNKIQNYKITYNKNEQEKRLLTQFEEFDTLLELLRTITYCRRFLKQKTLKDRIDSKITTEELHMSMQICIKRAQEEEFTEDIDSLKTKKRVKKTSKLKALDPYLDKDGTQSKC, encoded by the exons ATGAGGTGGAGAACTCACGCCATTTGTTTTGTTGCTGATATCCAGAAAATGTACCGTATG atatgggtTGACCAAGAAGACACAGATTATCAAAGAATTTTGTGGAGAAACGACCAATCTGAAGAAGTTAAAGACTACAGATTGTTGACTGTTACATTTGGAACAGCTGCTGCTCCCTATCTCGCCGTAAGAACCCTTATGAAATTGGCAGAAGATGAAGGCGACCGGTATCCAGAAGCTGCCAAGATATTGCGTGAAGATTTCTACGTGGATGACGTAATGTCTGGAAGTGACAGTCTGCAACAAGCAATAAAGAATAGTCAAGATCTTAGAGAACTTCTTCATTTGGGCGGATTTGAACTAAAGAAATGGTCGTCCAATAGCCGAGAATTCTTGGAAACAGTTGATCCTAGCAATAGATCGTCTAATGCTAATCTGGAACTAAAGATTGATGGAACAATAAAGGCACTTGGCGTACAATGGAATTTAGGAAAAGACAGATTCGAGTACAATTTAAACTTACCTTCAATCAATGAAGTGATCACGAAGCGAAGCATTCTGTCTGACATCCAAAAGCTGTTTGACCCACTCGGCTGGATTGCGCCTAGCATCGTTCTGACAAAAATACTAATGCAAGAACTATGGCTGGAAAAGATAACCTGGGACGATGCATTGAATTCAAAAATAGCCAGCAAGTGGATCACATTGCGATCTGACCTTGAACATGTGAATGGAATCTACATAGAAAGATGGGTAGGTACGACGTGCGCCAACAGAGAGTCCATCGAACTCCACGGTTTCAGCGATGCATCCATCCAAGCATATAGCGCTGTAGTATATTGCAGAGTGACGTACCCAGACGGTACGAACAAAACGACGCTTATCGCAGCAAGAACAAGAGTGGCTCCATTGAAGACAATATCATTACCTCGTTTGGAGCTCTGCGGCGCGTTGTTACTCTCAAGATTGCTTAAGCAAGTTGGTCAAGCAATGAGAATACCTGCAACTCAAATTTATGCTTGGACAGATTCGTCCATTGTCCTGGCATGGTTATTTGGAGAGCCAAACAACTGGAAGGTGTTTGTGGCAAACAGAGTTGTTGAGATTACAACCAATGTATCTTGCAGTCAGTGGTATCACGTTCAAACTCAAGATAATCCAGCTGATGTTGGTTCCAGGGGGATGCTAGTAGAAAATCTTAAAAAGTGTGATTTATGGTGGCATGGGCCAGACTGGTTACAACAATCGAAGATACAGTTCACTCAACCCAACATAATACAAACAGAtattgaaaggaaaaataataaaatacaaaattataaaataacttacaacAAAAATGAACAAGAGAAGAGACTACTCACACAATTTGAAGAATTTGATACACTATTAGAGCTACTTAGAACAATCACATACTGCCGAAGATtcctgaaacaaaaaacattaaaggACAGAATAGATAGTAAAATCACGACTGAAGAACTACACATGTCGATGCAAATCTGTATAAAAAGAGCACAAGAAGAAGAATTTACAGAAGATATAGATtcgttaaaaacaaagaaaagagTTAAGAAAACAAGCAAACTAAAAGCACTAGATCCTTACCTTGACAAAGATGGAACCCAATCTAAATGCTAA